One stretch of Actinacidiphila sp. DG2A-62 DNA includes these proteins:
- a CDS encoding ScbR family autoregulator-binding transcription factor, whose protein sequence is MDVQERAEATRRYLVEAAARLFDERGYAGTSISDISARSGRTSGAIYFHFDSKEQLALAVVEATYATWPALIAQVRALPVSALEKLVALSFAVARTFRDDVVVRAGSRLWMERKAIEAPVPAAFGAWIETVTALLREAGAEGDLAAGVAPDTAALTVVYAFFGLHTVSDAMDGRALIEDRLHEMWLVLLAALQPGPAAADMLVRARAALAGPAPVPLPA, encoded by the coding sequence GTGGACGTGCAGGAACGGGCCGAGGCGACGCGCAGGTATCTGGTGGAGGCCGCGGCGCGGCTCTTCGACGAGCGCGGCTACGCGGGGACCAGCATCAGCGACATCAGCGCGCGGTCGGGCCGCACCAGCGGCGCGATCTACTTCCACTTCGACAGCAAGGAACAGCTCGCGCTCGCCGTGGTCGAGGCGACGTACGCGACCTGGCCCGCCCTGATCGCGCAGGTCAGGGCGCTGCCCGTGTCGGCGCTCGAAAAGCTGGTGGCGCTGAGCTTCGCGGTGGCGCGCACCTTCCGCGACGACGTGGTGGTGCGGGCCGGCTCGCGGCTGTGGATGGAGCGCAAGGCCATCGAGGCGCCGGTGCCGGCCGCGTTCGGCGCCTGGATCGAGACGGTGACCGCGCTGCTGCGCGAGGCGGGGGCCGAGGGGGACCTGGCCGCGGGCGTCGCGCCGGACACCGCGGCGCTCACCGTGGTCTATGCGTTCTTCGGCCTGCACACGGTGTCCGACGCGATGGACGGGCGGGCGCTCATCGAGGACCGGCTGCACGAGATGTGGCTGGTGCTGCTGGCCGCGCTGCAGCCCGGCCCGGCCGCCGCCGACATGCTGGTACGCGCCCGCGCCGCGCTCGCGGGACCGGCCCCCGTCCCGCTTCCGGCCTGA